The segment GCTCTGGCAATATTACCGCCATCCTCGGTTACTTCAATGGGAAGCCTCAGCTCCTCATCAGCCTAGAGAGTGACATTAACTTCACCAGTCCACGATTTCAAACGACCAAGTAACGGAGGCTCCACGGAGCTTCGCTCAAGAATTTAAGAAACAGAGTTAGATCCAGATATGAAGACACTCAATAAACTTGCGACGAGACGATTACTCCTCGCGATCCTCTCCATCACTACGCTGCTCGCTGTAACCAGCTGTAAGGATGAGATGGACTACTATGAGCAGCCCTATGTGACGCTCTCACCGACCTTTACCGATAACACGATCCCCTTCAAGCAGAATGGTGGTACGCAGCAGCTAACTATCGAGACCAATAGACGCTTTTCGATCACTTTCGGCGAGGGAGCCGAGTGGGTCTCGGCTACGCCTATGGAGGCGACCGAGGGAACGCACCAGATCACCATCACGGCACTCCCCAATAGAGGCGAAGATGCTCGTGAGGCTCAGATGATCATCAAGACCTCTACGACACAGCACGTCTATCTCATCATGCAGCTCGGCAGTACCGGCAAGGGAATCACCTACACCTCGCTCGCTGAGATTGCTAAGCTAGGTGAGGGGCTAGACAGAAACGGCAAGACCATCGACCAAGACCTCCGCATTCGCGCTACGGTCACGACTCATGCCGAGACGAAACAGTTCCCCTTTGCTGGCTTCCACTACATACAGGACGCTGAGGGCAATGCGCTCGTCCTGACGGTGCCCAAGGGCGAAGATCCATTGAAGTTTGGCGATGAGGTAACCGCTAAGCTCAAGGGCGCTAAGATCTCTAACTTCAACGGAACCATACAGCTACAGGTCTCACACGCACAGATGTCTATCGTGCCCAACAAGCCGATCGAACCGATCGAGACTACGCTCGCTGAGGTCATCACAGGCAAGCACCCGAATCAATATGTACGTGTCAAGGAGGTCCAGTTTGTCCAGACAGACGTGCCCTTCTTTGACCCAGCTAGCACTTACTCCTCTACACGTCGTGAGATCACCGACAAGAGTGGTAAGAAGACCAACGTAGAGATTTGGAAGACAGCCACCTTCCGTGACGAGAAGATTCCATCTGGCAGCGGTAGCATCACGGCAGTCGTGACGGTCAATAAGACCTTCTTCAACCTCCGCCCTACGCTGCGTAGCGACATCAAGCTCGACCAGCCACGCTTTGATGTAGGTGGTGGCACTCAGCCCGATCCTAACACTCAGGACAACCTCTATGGCGTTGATCTCTCGCAGACGGCTCGTGCGATACCCTTTGCAGATGACTTCTCTAAGGGAGGTGAGGATAAGAAAGACTTTAAGTTGCCAGGCTGGCTCAACAAAGCCTTAGTGGGTGGACGTAAGTTCCAAAAGAGATCTTTCAGCGATGTGCACTATGCGCAGGCCAATGCGTTTGGCTCTGCTGATCCTGAGAATAAGTGTGTCCTCGTCACGCCACGCCTACAGATGAAGGCGGGGAGTAGCTATACGGTCGACTTGACTTATAGCACAGGCCATACCAATGGCGCTACGCTCACGATACAGCAGCTAGACAAGGACGGCAAGCTGGTGAAGACGCTCGAGGTGATCAATGACCAGAGCAGTCCTAGCGGTTACGGCAACCAGCACTACAAGAAGAGCTACACGATCACAGGCTCTGCCGATGCTGGCTACATAGCAGTCCTCTATGCGGCTAAAGCCCCTGACCACACCACCACCTACCAAGTGGAGGCTCTCACGGTCAAGTAGCTTCTCCTATAGCTATCTCAAGCAAGCGGAGCCTCTGAGCTTAACCTTGAGACCCTGTTCCCCCGAGCGGGGTAGGTCTCTCCGAAAGGTAGTCTCAGAGGCTCTGCCTTTTGTTATCCACTTTACTCCAAAGAGCTATGTCCTCACTTCTATATAATAGACGCTTATCTCGCCAGATGCTCCTACTCGTGGGCTGGGTGGCGCTCCTGCTCGTCGGCTGTAAGCCGCAAGGTACGTCACAGCCCGAGCTACCCACAGAGCTAGCCCTCTACGATCGTACAGGCGCTTCGATGCGGGTCGTGAGTGCTGAGCCGTTAGACTTCTTCGTGACTGTTGAGGCGCCGACTCGCTGGACGCTCACCGCATCACCCGAGACGTGGCTCTCCGTATCCCCCAGCGAGGGCAGTGCGGGCAAGCAGGAGGTGATCGTGTCAGTCTCCGCCAACGAAGGTGGGGAGCGCAAGGCACAGCTGACACTCTCAGCCGATGGCAAAAGCGTCACCTACGCCATCACCCAGCAGCAAGCGGACGGGCATACGGGTGGCAGTGGCGAGTATGGTAGTGAGACAATCCTAGGCGACGTCTCTCTCCTAGAGGCTCCTAAGCTCTCGGGGCGTAGCTCCGCTTATTATATCACCCATCGTGTAGAGCAGGGACAGCGTGTCAACTACTCCGTCGAGTATGATGTCGTCTACCACCATCCTATCTGGGTCTGTTACAGTGCCGATGAGTACACTAGCCAGCGACGCACAGGGCGCAGTGACGCTTGGAGCTGGGATCCTTTTGTACCTAGCCAGTACGAGGTGACGCAGAGAGACTTTAAGGGGTATGATCGAGGACATATCGTCGCATCGGCTGACCGTCTTTACTCCGAGGAGGCGAACGAGCAGACCTTTTATTATACGAATATGAGCCCGCAGCGACGGAACCTCAATACGGGCGTGTGGCTACAGCTCGAGCAACTAGTGCAGGGCTGGGCACGCAATAGTCGTCTGCGTGACAAGCTTTATGTGGTCAAGGGGGGTACCCTGCGAGAGGGCGAGACCATCGGCGTCACCGTGGGCGGCATCACCGTGCCGCGCTACTACTGGATGGCTATCCTGGCGCAGCGGGGTGACCACTACCAGGCGATCGCCTTCTGGGCAGATCACACCAATCCAGTTCAGGTTGATCGTCCTCGCACGATCGCTATCTCTATAGACCAGTTGGAGGAGCGCACAGGTCTAGACTTCTTTCACAACCTGCCCGACAATATTGAGACACGCGTCGAGGCGGCGCACCCCACGGACGACCTCTCGCTCTGGCCTGGCATCTAGCGCAGGTTGGCTGCTCTAGGCAGAGCTTCTAGTTCAGCTGTCGGATAGCAATCATAGACAGTGCAAAGGAGAGAAGGTAGACGGCAAAGAGGCTCTTTGGGGTGTCTTGCGGCTCTCTATAGCCTGCAATCGGTCTCGACAGATCGTCAAAAAGCTCGTCACTCCTCAATCCCCTAGACTTCGCAAATTGGGTTATTCGTATTTTGATCAAGGACCGGATTACTCAGTCATCCCAGCCGTAGCTCTTTGATAAAGTAGCTCTTGTCGTGTCTATACAGCCCGAAATGAGTACTTTTGTGGAGCGCCGTCCGCCTACTCCATGAAATTGTCTCCTACTAGCTATCCTATGCCAGCAAAGCAAATCTCCATCCTGATCCCCACACGCAACTACGACTGCCGTCCTCTCGTAGAGACTCTGCACCGTCAGCTACTTCAGGCGCATATAGATGGCGAGATCATCCTCGGCGACGACTCCTCTGACTCCTACTACGCTCAGCTCTACGACACCCTCCAGCAGGAGGGACTCATACAGCTTGTCCGCCCCACGACACATCTCGGTGCGGGACGTATGCGCAACTACCTAGCGCAGCAAGCCGATGGTGATCAACTTCTCATCATCGACTCCGATACGATGCCCGCTTCTGAGCGCTTCATCGTGGACTACCTGCAAGCAGCACATGACGATAGGGTCGTGGTAGGTGGCTTTTGCTATCCCACCGAGCGGCCCTCCAGCGACAGACTATTGCGCTATAAGTATGGCCACAAGGTCGAGACACGTAGTCTCGCCGATCGACAGGCGGCACCAGCAGATGCATTCGTCAGTATGAGCTTCATGGTTCCTCGTCATATCTTTCTAGAGGAGGGCTTCCCCACGGAGATGGGTATGGGCTACGAAGACGCTTACCTCGGCTATCGACTAGCCGAGCGGGGTGTCGCCATCACGCATATTGACAACCCCGTCATCCATGCGCTCAAGGAGACCAGCGACCAGTTTCTCGACACCACCGAGCGCTATGTGGAGAACCTCTACCGACATCGTGCCTTGCTTGCTCCCTATCCGATACGTCTCCTCCAGCTTTATCTACGGCTAGAGCGCGCTAAGCTCGTCCCGCTCTTCGGTGCTCTAGCTCCACGGCTTAAGCCCTTGCTACGGAGACAGCTCACGTCGCGTCACCCCTCGCTACGCCTTTTCGCCCTCTACAAGCTCCTCCACCTCTGCACCTTTCGAGATTGATCTTTTCACCTCCTGCGACCACTACGCTACACATCTCGTGAAGCCTTGGACAAGCACAACAAAAGCCGTGTAGCTCTGATGGCTACACGGCTTTGCTATGTTGGGGAGCCTGCTGGGGCTTACGCCGCAGGCTCGGTATAGTCAGACAGACTAGGTGAGGTCTACGGCATGTACCTCCTCAGGCGTGGTGGGCTCGGGCTTGGCATCGAGGATGTCAGCGAGAGGACCGTAGTTGTTTTCCCACTCGGTAGATGAGATACGTACGTAGGTGCTGTAGCGCTTGTAAGCGGAGCGAAGTGACTCGTTGGCTAGCTCCTCAGCGATCTCTGGGTACATCTTGAAGAGTGAAGCGTAGCGTACCTCGCCCTTGAGGAAGTCCTTGAACTTCGAGAAGTCCGGCTCCTTGCTGTCGAGTACGAAGGGATTCTTACCCTCCTGCTCACGACGTGGGTCGTGGTGCCAGAGGTGCCAGTAACCACACTCTACAGCGCGCTTCTGCTCGTTCTGAGCATTGCCCATACCACCCTTGAGACCGTGTGAGATACAGGGTGAGTAAGCGATCACGAGTGAGGGACCCTCGTAAGCCTCAGCCTCGCGGAGTACCTTGAGCGTCTGAGCGGGGTTGGCACCCATAGCGATCTGAGCTACATAGACGTAGCCGTAGGTGGTTGCGATGAGACCTAGATCCTTCTTGCGGACACGCTTACCTGATGCGGCAAACTTAGCGATAGCGCCTAGAGGTGTACTCTTAGAAGACTGTCCACCCGTATTAGAGTAGACCTCCGTGTCGAGTACGAGGACGTTGACATTCTTGCCCGAAGCGAGTACGTGGTCGAGACCGCCGAAGCCGATATCGTATGCCCAACCATCACCACCGATGATCCACTGTGAGGGCTTGACGAAGTGGTGACGCAGGTTGTAGATGTAGTGCATGTGACCCTTAGCCTCAGCATCGATCAGAGGTAGGATCTTGTAGCTAAGCTGCTGTGAAGCATCACCATCGAAGCGCTGCTCGATCCACTCATTGAGTAGCTGACGTAGCTCATCGCTAATAGGCTCCTTGCCCTCCTCTAGAACTTCCTTGACGAGGTGCACGAGGCGGTTGCGGTTGGAGCTAGAGGCGATGTACATACCCATACCAAACTCAGCATTGTCCTCAAAGAGAGAGTTAGCCCATGCAGGACCCTCGCCACGCTCATTGGTCGTGTAGGGAGTAGAGGGCGCTGATGCTGAGTAGATAGAGGAGCAGCCTGTAGCGTTTGCTACTACCTGACGAGTTCCGAAGAGCTGCGTTAGTAGCTTGACA is part of the Porphyromonas asaccharolytica DSM 20707 genome and harbors:
- a CDS encoding DNA/RNA non-specific endonuclease, encoding MSSLLYNRRLSRQMLLLVGWVALLLVGCKPQGTSQPELPTELALYDRTGASMRVVSAEPLDFFVTVEAPTRWTLTASPETWLSVSPSEGSAGKQEVIVSVSANEGGERKAQLTLSADGKSVTYAITQQQADGHTGGSGEYGSETILGDVSLLEAPKLSGRSSAYYITHRVEQGQRVNYSVEYDVVYHHPIWVCYSADEYTSQRRTGRSDAWSWDPFVPSQYEVTQRDFKGYDRGHIVASADRLYSEEANEQTFYYTNMSPQRRNLNTGVWLQLEQLVQGWARNSRLRDKLYVVKGGTLREGETIGVTVGGITVPRYYWMAILAQRGDHYQAIAFWADHTNPVQVDRPRTIAISIDQLEERTGLDFFHNLPDNIETRVEAAHPTDDLSLWPGI
- a CDS encoding glycosyltransferase family 2 protein, which codes for MPAKQISILIPTRNYDCRPLVETLHRQLLQAHIDGEIILGDDSSDSYYAQLYDTLQQEGLIQLVRPTTHLGAGRMRNYLAQQADGDQLLIIDSDTMPASERFIVDYLQAAHDDRVVVGGFCYPTERPSSDRLLRYKYGHKVETRSLADRQAAPADAFVSMSFMVPRHIFLEEGFPTEMGMGYEDAYLGYRLAERGVAITHIDNPVIHALKETSDQFLDTTERYVENLYRHRALLAPYPIRLLQLYLRLERAKLVPLFGALAPRLKPLLRRQLTSRHPSLRLFALYKLLHLCTFRD
- a CDS encoding DUF5689 domain-containing protein codes for the protein MKTLNKLATRRLLLAILSITTLLAVTSCKDEMDYYEQPYVTLSPTFTDNTIPFKQNGGTQQLTIETNRRFSITFGEGAEWVSATPMEATEGTHQITITALPNRGEDAREAQMIIKTSTTQHVYLIMQLGSTGKGITYTSLAEIAKLGEGLDRNGKTIDQDLRIRATVTTHAETKQFPFAGFHYIQDAEGNALVLTVPKGEDPLKFGDEVTAKLKGAKISNFNGTIQLQVSHAQMSIVPNKPIEPIETTLAEVITGKHPNQYVRVKEVQFVQTDVPFFDPASTYSSTRREITDKSGKKTNVEIWKTATFRDEKIPSGSGSITAVVTVNKTFFNLRPTLRSDIKLDQPRFDVGGGTQPDPNTQDNLYGVDLSQTARAIPFADDFSKGGEDKKDFKLPGWLNKALVGGRKFQKRSFSDVHYAQANAFGSADPENKCVLVTPRLQMKAGSSYTVDLTYSTGHTNGATLTIQQLDKDGKLVKTLEVINDQSSPSGYGNQHYKKSYTITGSADAGYIAVLYAAKAPDHTTTYQVEALTVK